A stretch of Homo sapiens chromosome 12, GRCh38.p14 Primary Assembly DNA encodes these proteins:
- the TCTN1 gene encoding tectonic-1 isoform 8 (isoform 8 is encoded by transcript variant 8) has protein sequence MCQLLESTVIQPQGDSPVAVLCVCDLSPAQCDINCCCDPDCSSVDFSVFSACSVPVVTGDSQFCSQKAVIYSLNFTANPPQRVFELVDQINPSIFCIHITNYKPALSFINPEVPDENNFDTLMKTSDGFTLNAESYVSFTTKLDIPTAAKYEVSLNLIDSFHPITNIFPCKLIFKVTRKTGFLETELIL, from the exons ATGTGCCAGCTCCTGGAGTCCACAGTGATCCAACCTCAAGGGGACAGCCCCG TTGCTGTTCTCTGTGTCTGTGACTTATCCCCAGCACAGTGTGACATCAACTGCTGCTGTGATCCCGACTGCAGCTCCGTGGATTTCAGTGTCTTTTCTGCCTGCTCAGTTCCAGTTGTCAC gggCGACAGCCAGTTTTGTAGTCAAAAAGCAGTCATCTATTCATTGAATTTTACAGCAAACCCACCTCAAAGAGTATTTGAACTTGTTGACCAGATTAATCCATCTATTTTCTGCATTCATATTACAAACT ataaaccTGCATTATCCTTTATTAATCCAGAAGTACCTGATGAAAACAATTTTGATACATTGATGAaaacatctgatggttttacattGAATGCTGAATCATATGTTTCCTTCACAACCAAACTGGATATTCCTACTGCTGCTAAATATGAGGTGAGCCTGAACTTGATTGATTCTTTTCATCCCATCACAAATATCTTTCCTTGTAAGTTAATTTTCAAGGTTACCAGGAAAACTGGGTTCCTTGAGACAGAGTTGATATTATAG